The following coding sequences lie in one Musa acuminata AAA Group cultivar baxijiao chromosome BXJ1-8, Cavendish_Baxijiao_AAA, whole genome shotgun sequence genomic window:
- the LOC135589249 gene encoding mavicyanin-like, protein MPSLLFLRDAIFALILLPLMALHHVAATDYTVGDDDGWNTGTNYLTWSEKYNFTVGDVLVFRYLAGQHDVYQVTEETYRSCNSRSGVLRRYASGADRVALEEATTYWFICNTSGHCLGGMKFGISVANSSSQGGVEAQAPAQGGAAPRGPPVWLLGLTMGMWGTLYY, encoded by the exons ATGCCTTCCCTCCTCTTCCTGCGCGACGCCATCTTTGCCCTCATCCTACTGCCTCTCATGGCGCTTCACCACGTCGCGGCCACGGACTACACGGTCGGCGACGACGACGGGTGGAACACCGGCACCAACTACCTCACCTGGTCCGAGAAGTACAACTTCACCGTCGGCGACGTTCTCG TTTTCAGGTACCTGGCGGGGCAGCACGACGTGTATCAGGTGACGGAGGAGACGTACAGGTCGTGCAACTCCCGCTCCGGCGTGCTGAGGAGGTACGCGAGCGGCGCCGACCGCGTCGCCCTCGAGGAGGCGACGACGTACTGGTTCATATGCAACACCAGCGGGCACTGCCTGGGCGGGATGAAGTTCGGCATCAGCGTGGCGAATTCGAGCTCCCAAGGGGGCGTCGAGGCGCAGGCGCCGGCGCAGGGCGGTGCGGCCCCCCGAGGACCGCCGGTGTGGCTTTTGGGTTTGACCATGGGGATGTGGGGCACGCTGTATTATTGA
- the LOC135588817 gene encoding aquaporin PIP2-7-like, whose amino-acid sequence MTKEEMAEHPPAKDYHDPPPAPLLGLGELKLWSFYRAVIAEFIATLLFLYVTVATIIGYKAQSQNDECGGVGILGIAWAFGGMIFVLVYCTAGISGGHINPAVTFGLFLARKVSLLRAVFYMVAQCMGAICGVGIVKGIMKHQFNRFGGGANVVAPGYSKGTALGAEIVGTFLLVYTVFAATDPKRRARDSHVPVLAPLPIGFAVFMVHLATIPITGTGINPARSFGPAVIYNRHKPWHDHWIFWVGPFVGALAAAVYHQHVLRAANVKTLGSFRSSRSNC is encoded by the exons ATGACGAAGGAGGAGATGGCGGAGCACCCGCCGGCGAAGGATTACCACGACCCCCCGCCGGCGCCGCTGCTGGGCCTTGGAGAGCTCAAGCTCTGGTCATTCTATCGGGCCGTCATCGCCGAGTTCATCGCCACACTGCTGTTCCTCTACGTCACCGTGGCCACCATCATCGGCTACAAGGCCCAGTCTCAGAACGACGAGTGCGGCGGCGTCGGCATCCTCGGCATCGCCTGGGCCTTCGGCGGCATGATCTTTGTCCTCGTCTACTGCACCGCCGGCATCTCTG GTGGGCACATAAACCCGGCCGTAACATTCGGCCTGTTTCTGGCGCGGAAGGTGTCGCTGCTGCGCGCGGTGTTCTACATGGTGGCGCAGTGCATGGGAGCCATATGCGGCGTCGGAATCGTGAAGGGCATCATGAAACACCAGTTCAACAGGTTCGGCGGCGGGGCTAATGTGGTGGCTCCAGGCTACTCCAAGGGCACCGCGCTCGGCGCCGAGATCGTCGGCACCTTCTTGCTCGTCTACACCGTCTTCGCCGCCACCGACCCCAAGCGCCGCGCTCGCGACTCCCACGTCCCG GTGTTGGCTCCTCTGCCCATCGGGTTTGCTGTGTTCATGGTTCACTTGGCCACCATTCCCATAACTGGCACGGGCATCAACCCCGCTAGGAGCTTCGGACCCGCCGTCATTTACAACCGGCACAAGCCCTGGCATGATCAC TGGATCTTCTGGGTGGGTCCTTTCGTCGGAGCACTGGCGGCGGCGGTATACCACCAGCACGTGTTGAGGGCGGCGAACGTCAAGACTTTGGGCTCGTTCAGGAGCAGCCGGAGCAACTGTTAG
- the LOC135588818 gene encoding uncharacterized protein LOC135588818 isoform X2 translates to MDRYQKVEKPREETPINDNEIRITAQGRMRNYITYATSLLQEKSSCDIVFKAMGRAINKTVMIVELIKRRIVGLHQIAAIGSIDITDTWEPLEEGLLPLETTRHVSMITITLSKKELDTSAVGYQSPLPADQVKPSAEFEYEGGSPAGRGRGNGRGRGRARGNGVVDYGDGGWDNRGRGFGRGSYARGRGWGFRGRGRGGFGGRPDYLHETGYNDQAPMPARGRGRGRGRGRGRGFRSNGPVQAVNGGT, encoded by the exons ATGGATCGGTACCAGAAGGTGGAGAAACCAAGAGAGGAGACCCCAATCAACGACAATGAGATCCGTATTACGGCTCAGGGGAGGATGCGCAATTACATTACCTACGCCACCAGTCTGCTTCAG GAGAAAAGTTCCTGTGACATTGTTTTCAAGGCAATGGGTAGAGCTATCAACAAGACGGTTATGATTGTGGAATTGATCAAG AGAAGGATTGTTGGTCTACATCAGATTGCTGCTATTGGATCTATTGATATAACTGATACATGGGAACCACTTGAGGAAGGACTACTTCC GCTTGAAACTACTAGGCATGTGTCTATGATCACTATAACATTATCAAAGAAGGAGCTTGATACATCTGCAGTTGG ATATCAATCTCCTTTGCCTGCAGATCAGGTGAAACCATCAGCAGAGTTTGAGTACGAAGGag GTTCACCTGCTGGCCGTGGTAGAGGCAATGGTCGTGGCAGGGGAAGAGCTCGTG GTAATGGTGTGGTGGACTATGGTGATGGAGGATGGGACAACAGGGGTCGCGGTTTTGGTCGAGGCAGCTATGCCCGAGGTAGAGGCTGGGGTTTCCGTGGTCGTGGCAGAGGAGGCTTTGGTGGTCGACCTGATTATCTGCACGAGACAGGCTACAATGATCAGGCTCCTATGCCAGCCAGAGGCAGAG GTCGTGGTCGTGGTCGTGGAAGGGGCCGAGGTTTCAGATCAAATGGACCCGTCCAAGCAGTTAATGGTGGAACATGA
- the LOC135588818 gene encoding uncharacterized protein LOC135588818 isoform X1 — MDRYQKVEKPREETPINDNEIRITAQGRMRNYITYATSLLQEKSSCDIVFKAMGRAINKTVMIVELIKRRIVGLHQIAAIGSIDITDTWEPLEEGLLPLETTRHVSMITITLSKKELDTSAVGYQSPLPADQVKPSAEFEYEGEGSPAGRGRGNGRGRGRARGNGVVDYGDGGWDNRGRGFGRGSYARGRGWGFRGRGRGGFGGRPDYLHETGYNDQAPMPARGRGRGRGRGRGRGFRSNGPVQAVNGGT; from the exons ATGGATCGGTACCAGAAGGTGGAGAAACCAAGAGAGGAGACCCCAATCAACGACAATGAGATCCGTATTACGGCTCAGGGGAGGATGCGCAATTACATTACCTACGCCACCAGTCTGCTTCAG GAGAAAAGTTCCTGTGACATTGTTTTCAAGGCAATGGGTAGAGCTATCAACAAGACGGTTATGATTGTGGAATTGATCAAG AGAAGGATTGTTGGTCTACATCAGATTGCTGCTATTGGATCTATTGATATAACTGATACATGGGAACCACTTGAGGAAGGACTACTTCC GCTTGAAACTACTAGGCATGTGTCTATGATCACTATAACATTATCAAAGAAGGAGCTTGATACATCTGCAGTTGG ATATCAATCTCCTTTGCCTGCAGATCAGGTGAAACCATCAGCAGAGTTTGAGTACGAAGGag AAGGTTCACCTGCTGGCCGTGGTAGAGGCAATGGTCGTGGCAGGGGAAGAGCTCGTG GTAATGGTGTGGTGGACTATGGTGATGGAGGATGGGACAACAGGGGTCGCGGTTTTGGTCGAGGCAGCTATGCCCGAGGTAGAGGCTGGGGTTTCCGTGGTCGTGGCAGAGGAGGCTTTGGTGGTCGACCTGATTATCTGCACGAGACAGGCTACAATGATCAGGCTCCTATGCCAGCCAGAGGCAGAG GTCGTGGTCGTGGTCGTGGAAGGGGCCGAGGTTTCAGATCAAATGGACCCGTCCAAGCAGTTAATGGTGGAACATGA
- the LOC135588818 gene encoding uncharacterized protein LOC135588818 isoform X3: protein MDRYQKVEKPREETPINDNEIRITAQGRMRNYITYATSLLQEKSSCDIVFKAMGRAINKTVMIVELIKRRIVGLHQIAAIGSIDITDTWEPLEEGLLPYQSPLPADQVKPSAEFEYEGEGSPAGRGRGNGRGRGRARGNGVVDYGDGGWDNRGRGFGRGSYARGRGWGFRGRGRGGFGGRPDYLHETGYNDQAPMPARGRGRGRGRGRGRGFRSNGPVQAVNGGT, encoded by the exons ATGGATCGGTACCAGAAGGTGGAGAAACCAAGAGAGGAGACCCCAATCAACGACAATGAGATCCGTATTACGGCTCAGGGGAGGATGCGCAATTACATTACCTACGCCACCAGTCTGCTTCAG GAGAAAAGTTCCTGTGACATTGTTTTCAAGGCAATGGGTAGAGCTATCAACAAGACGGTTATGATTGTGGAATTGATCAAG AGAAGGATTGTTGGTCTACATCAGATTGCTGCTATTGGATCTATTGATATAACTGATACATGGGAACCACTTGAGGAAGGACTACTTCC ATATCAATCTCCTTTGCCTGCAGATCAGGTGAAACCATCAGCAGAGTTTGAGTACGAAGGag AAGGTTCACCTGCTGGCCGTGGTAGAGGCAATGGTCGTGGCAGGGGAAGAGCTCGTG GTAATGGTGTGGTGGACTATGGTGATGGAGGATGGGACAACAGGGGTCGCGGTTTTGGTCGAGGCAGCTATGCCCGAGGTAGAGGCTGGGGTTTCCGTGGTCGTGGCAGAGGAGGCTTTGGTGGTCGACCTGATTATCTGCACGAGACAGGCTACAATGATCAGGCTCCTATGCCAGCCAGAGGCAGAG GTCGTGGTCGTGGTCGTGGAAGGGGCCGAGGTTTCAGATCAAATGGACCCGTCCAAGCAGTTAATGGTGGAACATGA
- the LOC135588818 gene encoding uncharacterized protein LOC135588818 isoform X5, protein MRNYITYATSLLQEKSSCDIVFKAMGRAINKTVMIVELIKRRIVGLHQIAAIGSIDITDTWEPLEEGLLPLETTRHVSMITITLSKKELDTSAVGYQSPLPADQVKPSAEFEYEGEGSPAGRGRGNGRGRGRARGNGVVDYGDGGWDNRGRGFGRGSYARGRGWGFRGRGRGGFGGRPDYLHETGYNDQAPMPARGRGRGRGRGRGRGFRSNGPVQAVNGGT, encoded by the exons ATGCGCAATTACATTACCTACGCCACCAGTCTGCTTCAG GAGAAAAGTTCCTGTGACATTGTTTTCAAGGCAATGGGTAGAGCTATCAACAAGACGGTTATGATTGTGGAATTGATCAAG AGAAGGATTGTTGGTCTACATCAGATTGCTGCTATTGGATCTATTGATATAACTGATACATGGGAACCACTTGAGGAAGGACTACTTCC GCTTGAAACTACTAGGCATGTGTCTATGATCACTATAACATTATCAAAGAAGGAGCTTGATACATCTGCAGTTGG ATATCAATCTCCTTTGCCTGCAGATCAGGTGAAACCATCAGCAGAGTTTGAGTACGAAGGag AAGGTTCACCTGCTGGCCGTGGTAGAGGCAATGGTCGTGGCAGGGGAAGAGCTCGTG GTAATGGTGTGGTGGACTATGGTGATGGAGGATGGGACAACAGGGGTCGCGGTTTTGGTCGAGGCAGCTATGCCCGAGGTAGAGGCTGGGGTTTCCGTGGTCGTGGCAGAGGAGGCTTTGGTGGTCGACCTGATTATCTGCACGAGACAGGCTACAATGATCAGGCTCCTATGCCAGCCAGAGGCAGAG GTCGTGGTCGTGGTCGTGGAAGGGGCCGAGGTTTCAGATCAAATGGACCCGTCCAAGCAGTTAATGGTGGAACATGA
- the LOC135588818 gene encoding uncharacterized protein LOC135588818 isoform X4, producing MDRYQKVEKPREETPINDNEIRITAQGRMRNYITYATSLLQEKSSCDIVFKAMGRAINKTVMIVELIKRRIVGLHQIAAIGSIDITDTWEPLEEGLLPYQSPLPADQVKPSAEFEYEGGSPAGRGRGNGRGRGRARGNGVVDYGDGGWDNRGRGFGRGSYARGRGWGFRGRGRGGFGGRPDYLHETGYNDQAPMPARGRGRGRGRGRGRGFRSNGPVQAVNGGT from the exons ATGGATCGGTACCAGAAGGTGGAGAAACCAAGAGAGGAGACCCCAATCAACGACAATGAGATCCGTATTACGGCTCAGGGGAGGATGCGCAATTACATTACCTACGCCACCAGTCTGCTTCAG GAGAAAAGTTCCTGTGACATTGTTTTCAAGGCAATGGGTAGAGCTATCAACAAGACGGTTATGATTGTGGAATTGATCAAG AGAAGGATTGTTGGTCTACATCAGATTGCTGCTATTGGATCTATTGATATAACTGATACATGGGAACCACTTGAGGAAGGACTACTTCC ATATCAATCTCCTTTGCCTGCAGATCAGGTGAAACCATCAGCAGAGTTTGAGTACGAAGGag GTTCACCTGCTGGCCGTGGTAGAGGCAATGGTCGTGGCAGGGGAAGAGCTCGTG GTAATGGTGTGGTGGACTATGGTGATGGAGGATGGGACAACAGGGGTCGCGGTTTTGGTCGAGGCAGCTATGCCCGAGGTAGAGGCTGGGGTTTCCGTGGTCGTGGCAGAGGAGGCTTTGGTGGTCGACCTGATTATCTGCACGAGACAGGCTACAATGATCAGGCTCCTATGCCAGCCAGAGGCAGAG GTCGTGGTCGTGGTCGTGGAAGGGGCCGAGGTTTCAGATCAAATGGACCCGTCCAAGCAGTTAATGGTGGAACATGA
- the LOC103996401 gene encoding probable ubiquitin-conjugating enzyme E2 23, which yields MESGHHLAHESLAGYTTMKVNNVPHAIDSEQNASCSDAESRSDVGKPVKTGELTDTQAADVFVYRQDVVKCSKCKGLHGIVLETAGDSDPEGSISGYDSSEEDEDNNDEGNGDDNGDVNSNIIDGGSNDFLQDGQVRLLWCDGSETVENTNDVTVVDRSFLRGDIVASATDPTGQLGVIINVNMTVDLLSTDGMVIENVSSRALKHIREFSVGDFVVLGPWLGKVDEVFDNVTVLFDDGYICEVVKPDPLQLRPLIMPVVSDTDCPYYPGQRVRAISSSVFEGSSRKAKLLKGTVIKVQTDSVVVYWIASAVHGVGDNSATFPSKEQNPKNLTLLSCSSHINWQLADWCLLPSYPHTNDLPKNCSCSTSYSVSKKPANGSWPSYRRKPWKFFFRGDKKIWRRDGNFERALLIVKAFNKVDVAWQDGTTEFGLQSTSLIPFDTPNDHEFFPGEFVVEKAQNEGGSSSETNRLGVLRSANSQEQTVCVRWLKPASRPGDLKEFNGEEVVSAYELERHADYDYFYGDVVVRLPPVSDDIPNSEVPTETQGNQLDTQKTADDSSKEYVEISEENRALDNEACEDFTSLSWVGNIVGLQDGDIEVSWADGMVSKVPPQEVYIVYRHNGNGDNEDEDEDEDEDEGEGEGEGEGEDEDEDEGEGEGEGEDECEGEFEDGDEGEGEDEDEYDDNDEEEDEDNDDDDDDIGVSDDDASWETASENEMDVLEGTEKEVDPQNPSDSNLQGEHSATILEKESSGGQSRPLTLPLAAIDYAVKHTTGLFSRAKKQLESSGLDKQKANDANHKADLDFSGSKLDGEDENKGFDVSDGLIAERIHENIETDNHMEATEKAEVKIEDNLEKPASMGLHDGSEGSHIMDDPCKFKHFDTAENPLDHHFLAVAEMGTGGRKWGKKVQREWSILEKNLPDDIYVRVFEDRMDLIRAVIVGAYGTPYQDGLFFFDFHLSSEYPQVPPSVYYHSGGLRMNPNLYVDGKICLSLLNTWTGKGSEVWDPSFSSVLQVLVSLQGLVLNDKPYFNEAGYEKHIGTVEGEKNASPYNENAYLTNLKSMLYLLRRPPTHFEDFVKDHFRRRGHYILKACEAYYTRGCLIGSLTKDGCLTEESQENSCSVGFNLTLAKILPHLIPALNEVGADCRQFEYLLTSGTLNSPRS from the exons ATGGAAAGTGGTCATCACCTTGCTCACGAAAGTCTCGCTGGATATACTACAATGAAAGTGAACAACGTGCCACATGCAATAGATTCTGAACAAAACGCTTCATGTTCTGACGCTGAGAGTAGATCTGATGTTGGGAAGCCAGTGAAAACTGGCGAACTGACTGATACCCAGGCTGCAGACGTATTTGTTTATAGGCAAGATGTTGTCAAATGCAGTAAGTGTAAAGGTCTACATGGAATTGTTCTGGAAACAGCTGGTGACTCAGATCCTGAGGGCAGCATCTCAGGGTATGATAGCAGTGAGGAGGATGAGGATAACAACGATGAAGGCAATGGAGATGATAATGGTGATGTTAACAGTAATATTATTGATGGTGGTAGTAATGATTTTCTTCAAGATGGCCAGGTTAGATTATTATGGTGTGATGGTTCTGAAACTGTGGAAAATACTAATGATGTCACGGTTGTAGATAGAAGTTTTTTGCGTGGTGATATTGTTGCTTCTGCTACTGATCCAACTGGACAGTTGGGGGTTATTATTAATGTCAATATGACAGTTGATTTACTTTCTACAGATGGTATGGTGATAGAAAATGTTTCCTCTAGAGCTTTGAAACACATAAGGGAATTTAGCGTTGGAGATTTTGTGGTTCTTGGACCTTGGCTTGGCAAAGTAGATGAAGTATTTGATAACGTGACTGTTCTGTTTGATGATGGTTATATTTGTGAAGTTGTGAAGCCTGATCCTTTGCAACTTAGACCTCTTATAATGCCAGTTGTTAGTGACACAGATTGCCCCTACTACCCGGGTCAAAGGGTTAGGGCCATTTCTTCTTCTGTTTTTGAAGGTTCTAGTCGCAAGGCTAAGCTTCTCAAAGGTACTGTCATCAAAGTTCAGACAGATTCAGTGGTTGTCTATTGGATAGCTTCAGCTGTCCATGGTGTTGGTGATAATTCAGCAACTTTTCCTTCAAAAGAGCAGAACCCAAAGAACTTGACTCTGTTGTCTTGTTCTTCGCATATAAATTGGCAATTAGCTGATTGGTGTCTCCTTCCGTCTTATCCACATACAAATGATTTGCCTAAAAATTGCTCGTGCAGTACTTCATATTCAGTTTCAAAGAAGCCTGCTAATGGAAGCTGGCCATCTTACCGTAGGAAGCCGTGGAAGTTTTTCTTTAGGGGAGATAAGAAAATTTGGAGAAGAGATGGTAACTTTGAAAGAGCCCTTCTGATTGTAAAAGCTTTTAACAAAGTTGATGTGGCCTGGCAAGATGGGACAACAGAATTTGGTCTACAATCAACATCACTAATACCGTTTgatacaccaaatgatcatgaatTTTTTCCTGGAGAGTTTGTGGTTGAGAAGGCACAAAATGAAGGTGGCAGTTCTTCTGAAACAAATCGACTGGGAGTTTTAAGAAGCGCGAACTCTCAGGAGCAAACTGTGTGCGTGAGGTGGCTTAAACCTGCATCCAGGCCCGGAGATTTGAAGGAGTTCAACGGTGAGGAAGTTGTTAGTGCATATGAACTTGAACGGCATGCTGATTATGATTACTTCTATGGTGATGTTGTTGTTCGCTTGCCTCCTGTTTCTGATGATATACCAAACTCTGAAGTTCCTACTGAGACACAGGGAAATCAACTTGATACCCAAAAAACAGCAGATGATTCAAGCAAGGAATATGTAGAGATCAGTGAAGAGAATCGGGCCCTAGATAATGAAGCTTGTGAGGACTTTACAAGTTTATCATGGGTTGGAAATATAGTTGGTCTCCAGGATGGTGATATTGAAGTTTCATGGGCTGATGGGATGGTGTCAAAG GTTCCACCTCAGGAAGTTTATATTGTTTATCGGCATAATGGTAACGGTGACaatgaggatgaggatgaggatgaggatgaggatgagggtGAGGGTGAGGGTGAGGGTGAGGGTGAGGATGAGGATGAAGATGAGGGTGAGGGTGAGGGTGAGGGTGAGGATGAGTGTGAGGGTGAATTTGAGGATGGGGATGAGGGTGAGGGTGAGGACGAAGACGAATATGATGACAATGacgaggaggaagatgaagataatgacgacgacgacgatgatattGGAGTTAGTGATGATGATGCTAGTTGGGAAACAGCCAGTGAAAATGAAATGGATGTACTTGAAGGCACTGAAAAG GAAGTTGATCCACAGAATCCTAGTGACAGCAATTTGCAAGGCGAACATAGTGCTACAATTTTAGAAAAAGAAAGTAGTGGTGGACAAAGTAGGCCACTCACATTACCTCTTGCAGCAATTGATTATGCTGTCAAGCACACCACTGGATTGTTTTCTCGGGCTAAGAAACAGTTAGAGTCATCAGGTTTGGATAAGCAAAAAGCAAATGACGCTAATCACAAGGCAGACCTTGACTTTTCTGGAAGTAAATTAGATGGGGAGGATGAGAATAAAGGTTTTGATGTTTCAGATGGTCTTATTGCAGAAAGGATACATGAGAACATTGAAACGGATAATCACATGGAAGCAACAGAAAAGGCTGAAGTGAAAATTGAGGACAATTTAGAGAAACCAGCATCGATGGGATTGCATGATGGCAGTGAAGGATCACACATCATGGATGATCCATGTAAATTCAAGCACTTTGATACTGCAGAAAATCCTTTGGATCATCATTTTCTTGCTGTCGCAGAAATG ggCACCGGTGGAAGAAAGTGGGGCAAAAAGGTTCAGCGAGAATGGAGCATTCTTGAGAAGAACCTACCTG ATGATATTTATGTTCGAGTATTTGAGGACCGCATGGATCTAATAAGAGCCGTAATAGTTGGAGCATATGGAACCCCATATCAGGATGGCCTCTTCTTCTTTGATTTTCACCTTTCCTCAGAGTACCCTCAAGTTCCACCG TCAGTATATTATCATTCTGGTGGCTTGCGGATGAACCCCAATTTGTACGTGGATGGGAAAATTTGCTTAAGTCTGCTAAATACATGGACAGGCAAGGGAAGTGAAGTCTGGGATCCATCATTTTCCAGTGTCCTCCAAGTTCTAGTTTCGCTTCAGGGATTGGTTCTTAACGATAAGCCATACTTCAATGAAGCTGGTTACGAAAAGCATATTGGAACAGTTGAAGGTGAGAAAAATGCTTCTCCATACAACGAGAACGCATACCTAACGAACTTGAAATCCATGTTGTATCTCCTGAGAAGGCCCCCCACG CATTTTGAAGACTTTGTCAAGGATCACTTCCGCAGACGTGGTCATTACATTCTTAAAGCTTGTGAGGCCTACTACACGCGTGGCTGCTTGATCGGTTCACTAACAAAGGATGGCTGCTTAACTGAAGAGAGCCAGGAGAATTCTTGTTCGGTCGGCTTCAATTTAACACTAGCAAAAATCTTGCCCCACCTGATTCCTGCACTGAATGAAGTAGGAGCTGATTGCCGTCAATTTGAATATCTCCTCACTTCCGGAACGCTGAACAGCCCAAGATCTTGA
- the LOC135588815 gene encoding aquaporin PIP2-7-like produces the protein MSKEVMAEAEHPPAKDYHDPPPAPLLDLGELMLWSFYRALIAEFIATLLFLYVTVATVIGYKAQSQDDQCGGVGILGIAWAFGGMIFILVYCTAGISGGHINPAVTLGLFLARKVSLLRAVMYMVAQCLGAICGVGIVKGIMKHQFNAFGGGANSVAAGYSKGTALGAESIGTFVLVYTVLSATDPKRSARDSHVPVLAPLPIGFAVFMVHLATIPITGTGINPARSFGAAVIYNQHKPWHDHWIFWVGPFVGALAAAVYHQYVLRAAALKALGSFRSSRSN, from the exons ATGTCGAAGGAGGTGATGGCGGAGGCAGAGCACCCGCCGGCGAAGGACTACCATGATCCTCCGCCGGCGCCGCTGCTGGACCTGGGGGAGCTCATGCTCTGGTCCTTCTACCGCGCACTCATCGCCGAGTTCATCGCCACCCTGTTGTTCCTTTACGTCACCGTGGCCACCGTCATCGGCTACAAGGCACAGTCCCAGGACGACCAGTGTGGCGGCGTCGGCATccttggcatcgcctgggctttcGGCGGCATGATCTTTATCCTCGTTTACTGCACCGCCGGCATCTCTG GTGGACACATAAACCCGGCCGTCACGTTGGGTCTGTTCCTGGCGCGGAAGGTGTCGCTGCTGCGCGCGGTGATGTACATGGTGGCGCAGTGCTTGGGGGCCATATGCGGCGTCGGGATCGTGAAGGGCATCATGAAGCACCAATTCAACGCCTTCGGCGGCGGCGCAAACTCTGTAGCCGCAGGATACTCCAAGGGCACCGCGCTCGGCGCCGAGAGCATCGGCACCTTCGTGCTCGTCTACACCGTCCTCTCCGCCACCGACCCCAAGCGCAGCGCCCGCGACTCCCACGTCCCG GTGTTGGCTCCGCTGCCCATTGGGTTCGCTGTGTTCATGGTTCACTTGGCCACCATTCCCATAACCGGCACGGGCATCAATCCTGCGAGGAGCTTCGGAGCCGCCGTCATTTACAACCAGCACAAACCCTGGCATGACCAC TGGATCTTCTGGGTGGGTCCTTTCGTCGGAGCTCTGGCGGCGGCGGTGTACCACCAGTACGTGCTGAGGGCGGCGGCACTGAAAGCTTTGGGCTCGTTCAGGAGCAGCCGCAGCAACTAA